In the Deltaproteobacteria bacterium genome, GACGGTGAACGGTCGGACGATGCTGGCGCGCAAGCCTAAGAACCGATGCATGTCGAAGACGAGTTGTTCCTGTTGCCACTTCGAACGGAGATACCGATTGACCGGCGCCGCCTTGCCGCGCTCGTCGATCGGATATTGCAACCGTTCTCCAGGCGCCTTGGTTTCGTAAATGCCGCCCGCTCCCCAGACAACGATCCGCGCGTGGCGCCGATGGGCGATGATCGCTTCGGCCAGATTCCGCGTCGCCTCGACGTTCACGAGATGGAGCAGTTCCCACGGCGCGGTGTAATTAAACACGCCGGCGATGTGAAATACGTAGTCGACGTCGCGGACTAACGCGGGGATCTGCTCCAATTGCGTGAGATCGGCCGGCACGACTTCAACACCGGATTGGCGCAAAATGCTGGGGAAACGGCCCCGGACGCGATCGTCCGTTTGGAGCGATTGCGGCAGATCGGTGGCGCGGACGCGGTGTCCGACTCGGAGCAAGGCCTCGACCATATGGCTGCCGATAAATCCGGACGCCCCGGTCACGAGACTCAAGAGTT is a window encoding:
- a CDS encoding NAD(P)-dependent oxidoreductase, whose product is MAEQLLSLVTGASGFIGSHMVEALLRVGHRVRATDLPQSLQTDDRVRGRFPSILRQSGVEVVPADLTQLEQIPALVRDVDYVFHIAGVFNYTAPWELLHLVNVEATRNLAEAIIAHRRHARIVVWGAGGIYETKAPGERLQYPIDERGKAAPVNRYLRSKWQQEQLVFDMHRFLGLRASIVRPFTVYGPRGVYGGGQMITTFAKTRRPRIPRNFTARVPFTHVHDLCNAAIFLAQRDDTIGEAYNIVDDSAYSLAEVIRIVAGARGYRAYWVMPIPIWLVRQLAYIAGFCMRQLSRITRQPPVIETQAVKLLGVDHWYSNEKLKALGFQCRYPDAKTGLIETVRWYETNGWI